gcctgatacgatgatgatttaaaaaatgaacgtgacgttcactcatcATATGAAAACTAATTTGTTAAGTTTTCTGTTTctcgaaaaatatgcgcaacatgcagaACACtgcagggagccactgcagaggggctgaagagctgcatgcggctccggagccgcaggttgccgacccctgcccTAGAGGAACCGCTAACAGGCTGACGTTAGCTAGTATCAGCTCGAAGAGCAGAGTtattacgccgggttcacaccggacgcggaagcgccGCGCATTACTATTAATATCACATACTTTttctgttatcagcctgcagtaaaaaacggcatttaataatttttttgctccacctctcacctgaataatgagAAGGATTTGATGGATGCTGCTGTGTTGCTCATGTGTAAAGCAGAAAGTCTGGACACATTTCGAGTGCCACAGGTCTTGTCTGAACGCAGCTTGACCAACTAACTAACTTCCCCTTGGCCTGTTCTTCTCTGTTAGTGACCAAATTTGTTTATTTGGCCTCAAAAGGAAAAACCTTTTTACCTCAAACCCTTTGTTTTATGCAGCTTCCTTCATGAGCTGCTTCACATCACAAACTGTTAACAACCTCATCATCTCTACTTCCTGAATGTGATCGTTCGAAAATCACAACCGACGacattaaacaacacaacacaagtttttcaaaacacttcaggaaactctgaaatgataaacatgtgtatttgtgtttcagtgtgtcctgcagatgTCCAGCAACTGAtgatgaataaagaagaggttctccctgagcagcagcactggAGCCCCCTAGTGGAtcaggaggacccagagcccccccacattaaagaagaacaggaggaaccgtggaccaatcaggatggacagcagcttccaggactggaggaggctgatgtcaagttcacattgactcctgtcgctgtgaagagtgaagaagatgaagagaaacttaaatCGTCAAAGCTTCATCCGAGTGAGACGAAGGAGAACAGAGCGGACTGTGGAGCACCGCaaccagccaggaactcaggtcctgatggacgtttacaaccaggtcctgaggacaagaGTGAAGACTCTTCCGAGACTGAAGGCTGTGTGGATGATTGGATGGGGACAGGGGAAGCTGCGACTGGTCTAAATccaagaaataacaaacagcctccAATCAAAATGGGATGTAAGaatctaaataaacatatgaggagtcatgcAGGAGAGAAACGCTTTAGTTGCACTGATTGTGGTAAAAAATATATCCAAAAGGGGGATCTAAAtatacatatgaggattcatacaggagagaaaccgtttggttgctctgagtgtggtaaacgaTTTATCCAAAAGGGAGCTCTAAATcaacatatgaggattcatacaggagagaaaccgttcagttgcgcgaagtgtggtaaaagatttaaacaaaagagctatataaatatacatatgaggactcatacaggagagaaatcgtttagttgctctgagtgtggtaaacgaTTTAACCAAACGAGCagtctaaatacacatatgaggattcatagaggagagaaaccgtttagttgctctgagtgtggtaaaacatttatcCAAAGGGCCAATCTAATTATACATATGAgaattcat
The DNA window shown above is from Platichthys flesus chromosome 11, fPlaFle2.1, whole genome shotgun sequence and carries:
- the LOC133964495 gene encoding zinc finger protein 37-like, with amino-acid sequence MCAERRNMSAVKLLRVSVHERISAAAEDFLLQVERGGGKAKVPAMRALLTERLTAAGEEILAGIEENLAEYEERVEQSERVIRRQRKLLDAVMQPVVRLHRAVCPADVQQLMMNKEEVLPEQQHWSPLVDQEDPEPPHIKEEQEEPWTNQDGQQLPGLEEADVKFTLTPVAVKSEEDEEKLKSSKLHPSETKENRADCGAPQPARNSGPDGRLQPGPEDKSEDSSETEGCVDDWMGTGEAATGLNPRNNKQPPIKMGCKNLNKHMRSHAGEKRFSCTDCGKKYIQKGDLNIHMRIHTGEKPFGCSECGKRFIQKGALNQHMRIHTGEKPFSCAKCGKRFKQKSYINIHMRTHTGEKSFSCSECGKRFNQTSSLNTHMRIHRGEKPFSCSECGKTFIQRANLIIHMRIHTGERPFSCSECDKRFNQKGSLNTHMRIHTGEKPFSCSECGKTFNEKGNLIKHMRHHTGEKQFS